A genome region from Thermodesulfatator atlanticus DSM 21156 includes the following:
- a CDS encoding thermonuclease family protein, producing the protein MRFINKLCFSVSFLLLFFAWITLSTCQAYKNAYSVRWVIDGDTIILSNGEKVRYAGINAPEIPHEDQPGEPYGKKALRFNIKLVKGKKVIIEPAEEKRDRFGRLLAYVFLPDGTFVQEAIVSAGLAFACYTYPNVKYFDRLLAAQREAMRYKRGLWWEENLFRGEPFYIGNKRSRRFHRQSCGFGKRTSARNRVIFSTMKQAFYEGYCPCKKCRPWPGP; encoded by the coding sequence ATGAGATTTATTAATAAACTTTGTTTTAGTGTTAGTTTTTTGCTACTATTTTTTGCCTGGATTACGCTTTCAACCTGTCAGGCTTATAAGAATGCCTATTCTGTTCGTTGGGTAATTGATGGGGATACCATAATCCTGTCAAATGGAGAAAAAGTTCGCTATGCCGGAATAAATGCCCCGGAAATCCCCCATGAAGACCAGCCTGGTGAGCCTTATGGAAAAAAAGCTTTGCGTTTCAATATCAAGCTGGTCAAGGGGAAAAAGGTCATAATTGAACCTGCAGAGGAAAAAAGGGATAGATTCGGAAGACTTCTTGCTTACGTATTCCTCCCTGACGGCACTTTTGTGCAGGAGGCCATTGTTTCTGCAGGTCTTGCCTTTGCCTGCTATACCTACCCGAACGTCAAATACTTTGACCGTCTGCTTGCGGCGCAACGTGAAGCCATGAGATATAAGCGGGGGCTGTGGTGGGAAGAAAATCTTTTTCGCGGAGAACCTTTTTATATTGGCAATAAACGTAGCAGACGATTTCACCGGCAAAGTTGCGGCTTTGGGAAGCGCACCTCCGCGCGCAACCGCGTAATTTTTTCCACTATGAAACAGGCCTTTTATGAGGGGTATTGTCCGTGCAAAAAATGTCGTCCGTGGCCTGGTCCCTAA
- a CDS encoding radical SAM protein: MEHINAKFFSKFNAEIASYYNVSFCHFKYGNLASPHAVVIEKGLFDHKLELDSSLIIHVTITGRCNARCRGCINVSLTCENRLEALEIFEAEPEREAKGIIQLANEYPKRPVTIVFYGGEPLLAPQKIIKIKEILEKSPIASRLRFMLITNGMLVAKAWENYPEIVKDFWLYSFSIDGRKEQHEAVRIGTNLDIIHRNISLLKENSKAQVLIWSTLREEQSLADCFQGFMDLYENGLADYFFYHFAETDKPFLDFSGYISRYEKEFSQILDAYLNYLSEGKILPIIHLNELIAFLLTGTRRGHTACGVERAENFDLVGGKILACADLPLEFAIGEIKDSGELEIKTEALPELVNYKEALGCHFCGIEPYCGGRCPVQVLTGSLERTLAYCQLLRLHVALVLEKIPLIKKYLKKWKLYPQDLYDSSGFLARYTDVIP; this comes from the coding sequence ATGGAGCATATAAATGCTAAATTCTTTAGCAAATTTAATGCAGAAATTGCGAGCTATTATAACGTATCGTTTTGTCATTTTAAATACGGGAATTTAGCCTCTCCTCATGCTGTTGTTATCGAAAAGGGCCTTTTTGACCACAAATTAGAACTTGACTCTTCCCTTATCATCCACGTAACGATTACTGGTCGCTGCAACGCCCGTTGTAGAGGCTGTATCAATGTTTCCCTTACTTGCGAAAATCGTTTAGAAGCCCTGGAAATCTTCGAAGCAGAACCAGAACGTGAAGCAAAAGGCATCATTCAGCTTGCCAACGAATACCCAAAAAGACCAGTGACAATTGTATTTTATGGCGGAGAGCCGCTTCTTGCGCCCCAAAAAATAATCAAAATAAAAGAAATCCTTGAAAAATCCCCTATCGCTTCTCGACTGCGCTTTATGCTCATTACCAACGGCATGTTAGTTGCTAAGGCCTGGGAAAATTATCCTGAGATAGTTAAAGATTTTTGGCTATACTCTTTTTCTATCGACGGACGCAAAGAACAGCATGAAGCCGTTAGAATCGGCACAAACCTTGATATAATCCATCGAAACATTTCTTTGTTGAAAGAAAATTCAAAGGCGCAAGTGCTGATTTGGTCAACCCTTCGAGAAGAACAATCTCTTGCCGATTGTTTTCAAGGGTTTATGGATCTCTATGAAAACGGCCTTGCTGACTATTTCTTTTATCACTTTGCTGAAACAGACAAACCTTTTCTGGATTTTTCAGGATATATCTCCCGCTATGAAAAAGAATTCTCTCAAATCCTGGATGCCTATTTGAATTATCTGAGTGAAGGAAAAATTTTACCCATAATCCACCTAAACGAACTGATTGCCTTTCTTCTTACCGGAACAAGACGAGGGCACACTGCCTGCGGGGTTGAACGGGCCGAAAATTTTGATCTTGTAGGGGGAAAGATCCTTGCCTGTGCAGACCTTCCCCTTGAATTTGCCATTGGAGAGATAAAAGATAGTGGTGAACTTGAGATAAAAACCGAGGCTCTCCCAGAACTTGTTAATTACAAAGAAGCTTTAGGGTGCCATTTTTGCGGTATCGAACCTTATTGCGGAGGGCGCTGTCCGGTTCAAGTCCTCACCGGCTCCCTTGAGAGAACTTTGGCATACTGCCAGTTGCTTCGCTTACACGTCGCTCTCGTGCTAGAAAAGATTCCTTTAATAAAAAAATACCTCAAAAAATGGAAGCTTTACCCGCAAGATTTATATGATTCTTCGGGATTTCTCGCCCGGTATACCGATGTTATCCCCTGA
- a CDS encoding transposase, with product MPGRPRIIAPKFPHHVVARSNRGVTVFHESEDYLSFLNMTAALKKRREIKIWAFCIMSNHVHFLIVPQSKEDMVKYLQGLLVCYTQYYNDKYETEGQLWKAKYFSSVVDHENYLWQVLRYIERNPVRANLTQNPEDYPYSSASKNGIGSHFLDPLPFTPETLRLYKEWRSLPEPPELLEFLRKSVRKNLPTGGKTFRKKLGYCPRPRGRPRKK from the coding sequence ATGCCTGGACGTCCCCGTATCATAGCCCCTAAATTCCCACATCATGTGGTGGCCCGCTCTAATCGCGGGGTCACTGTTTTTCACGAAAGTGAAGATTATCTTAGTTTCCTCAATATGACAGCTGCCCTTAAAAAGCGTAGAGAAATCAAAATATGGGCCTTCTGTATCATGTCTAACCATGTCCATTTCTTAATTGTTCCCCAAAGTAAAGAAGACATGGTTAAATACCTACAAGGCCTGCTGGTATGCTATACCCAATATTATAACGACAAATATGAAACCGAAGGGCAACTCTGGAAAGCCAAGTATTTTTCTTCTGTGGTGGATCATGAAAACTATCTATGGCAAGTGCTTCGTTATATCGAACGTAACCCTGTCCGCGCAAACCTTACCCAGAATCCAGAAGATTACCCCTATTCCTCCGCCTCAAAAAATGGGATCGGATCCCATTTTTTAGACCCCCTGCCTTTTACTCCCGAAACCCTGAGGCTTTACAAAGAATGGCGCTCTTTGCCCGAACCGCCAGAATTGCTTGAGTTTTTAAGGAAATCAGTACGCAAAAACCTTCCCACGGGAGGTAAAACATTTCGTAAGAAACTGGGATACTGCCCCAGACCCCGCGGACGCCCTAGGAAAAAATAG
- a CDS encoding LysM peptidoglycan-binding domain-containing protein: MRNSKKYLLWVLAIITIFLAGCAPKNVSPRPSSSLSKTFLESNLEKENSLPSPQDNLAEEKPQNKEQDNEEQDNNVKALSNTEEDTTTSSQESPQELIDTALEYYNLALDLRDKGDDEGSLHALDQAYELILQVETDDQAELIQQKEDLRFMIAKRILEIYASRHTSCKGFCSEIPLVINKYVEYEIKRFQTVERSFFLNAYKRSGRYRPMIVKYLRQAGLPEELSWLPLIESGFKVKALSRARALGLWQFIPSTGYKFGLKRNAWIDERMDPEKSTKAAIAYLKELHNIFGDWTTVLAAYNCGEGHVLRVIRRQKINYLDNFWDLYQKLPRETARYVPRFLAVLHILKDPEKYGFKLPQPDPPLEYDVVEVHKQYSLKSIAKALGIKSQILAEFNPELRYKVTPPKYTLKIPKGYGPKLVALLENKKIKPWKPAQTYYVYHRLRRGETLSHLARRYRTSVTAIMRVNNISNPRRLRAGQKLKIPVGRKYVAKRYHKKTVTYVVRRGDSLWKIAKKFNTSPKKIMRVNRLSTTRLKIGQVLRIPLKEAS; this comes from the coding sequence ATGAGAAATAGTAAAAAATATCTCCTCTGGGTATTAGCGATAATTACTATCTTCTTGGCAGGTTGTGCTCCCAAAAACGTATCACCTCGACCTTCTAGTTCGTTGAGCAAAACCTTCCTTGAATCCAATCTTGAAAAAGAAAACTCTTTACCTAGCCCACAAGACAATTTAGCTGAAGAAAAACCACAAAATAAAGAACAAGACAATGAAGAACAAGACAATAATGTTAAAGCGCTCTCTAATACTGAAGAAGATACTACAACCTCTTCTCAAGAGAGTCCTCAAGAGCTCATTGATACGGCCTTAGAATATTACAACCTTGCCCTAGACCTGAGAGACAAGGGAGATGACGAAGGCTCTTTACATGCTTTAGACCAGGCCTATGAGTTGATTCTTCAGGTTGAAACCGACGACCAAGCTGAGCTTATCCAGCAAAAAGAAGACCTGCGTTTCATGATAGCCAAAAGGATTTTAGAAATTTACGCCTCACGCCACACTTCTTGCAAAGGTTTTTGTTCTGAAATTCCGCTTGTTATCAACAAATACGTGGAATACGAAATCAAGCGGTTCCAAACAGTTGAACGCAGTTTTTTCTTAAACGCATACAAGCGGTCAGGGCGATATCGCCCCATGATTGTCAAATATCTCAGGCAGGCTGGGCTTCCTGAAGAGCTTTCTTGGCTCCCTTTGATAGAAAGTGGCTTCAAAGTAAAGGCCCTTTCCCGCGCCAGGGCCTTGGGGCTTTGGCAATTCATCCCTTCCACCGGATACAAATTTGGCCTAAAGAGAAATGCCTGGATAGACGAACGCATGGATCCAGAAAAATCCACCAAGGCAGCTATCGCCTATCTAAAAGAACTACACAACATTTTCGGAGACTGGACTACCGTACTAGCAGCCTACAATTGTGGCGAAGGGCACGTCTTGAGAGTTATTCGCCGCCAAAAAATCAACTACCTGGACAATTTCTGGGATCTATATCAAAAACTTCCTAGAGAAACAGCGCGTTACGTGCCTCGGTTTTTAGCCGTGCTACATATTCTGAAGGATCCTGAAAAATACGGTTTTAAGCTTCCTCAGCCTGATCCTCCTCTGGAATATGATGTCGTTGAAGTCCATAAACAATACAGTTTAAAAAGTATTGCCAAGGCATTGGGAATAAAATCTCAAATACTAGCAGAATTTAACCCCGAGCTGCGCTATAAAGTCACCCCCCCAAAATACACCCTCAAAATTCCCAAAGGCTATGGGCCAAAACTTGTAGCACTTCTGGAAAACAAAAAAATAAAACCTTGGAAGCCAGCTCAGACTTATTACGTCTATCACCGCCTAAGACGCGGTGAGACCCTGTCGCATTTAGCCCGTAGGTACCGCACTTCTGTTACGGCAATCATGCGGGTTAATAACATTTCCAACCCCAGGCGTTTGAGGGCCGGACAGAAGCTCAAGATCCCTGTTGGTCGCAAATACGTAGCCAAACGTTATCACAAAAAGACCGTAACTTACGTGGTCCGCCGCGGTGACAGTCTCTGGAAAATCGCTAAAAAATTCAATACCAGCCCTAAAAAAATAATGCGAGTAAACAGGCTAAGCACCACACGTCTTAAGATTGGCCAAGTTTTAAGAATACCTTTAAAAGAAGCCTCTTAA
- the pheA gene encoding prephenate dehydratase, with protein MDKKDIEARLKELRREIDSLDRTILDSLKKRYQIVREVGELKRKLGASVLDLSRERAVIQKILEENQGVFPEESLKAIFLEIVHTCRTAQEPQKVAYLGPEATFSHMAAIKFFGQAASFLPLESVLDVFEETEAGRAHFGVVPVENSIEGTVSATLDAFSDYKLKVCGEIFIPISHDLLNQTGKREDIRKVLSHPHALAQCRRWLRKNLPSVPVEEVSSTAFAARWAAVDPSVAAIASPLAARTYHLQVVASRIEDFHGNVTRFWVIGQDSPKPTGKDKSSFFFSISDRPGALYEVLSCFAQKGINLTKIESRPAKKEPWRYFFFLDCEGHIEDKDVQECVEELAKICAHLEWLGSYPAGD; from the coding sequence ATGGATAAAAAAGATATAGAAGCACGCTTAAAAGAACTTCGCCGAGAGATCGACAGCCTTGACCGTACTATTCTTGACTCTTTAAAAAAGCGTTATCAGATAGTCAGAGAAGTTGGAGAACTTAAAAGAAAGCTTGGCGCAAGCGTATTAGATCTTTCCCGTGAAAGAGCCGTTATCCAAAAAATACTTGAAGAAAACCAAGGGGTCTTTCCTGAGGAATCCCTAAAAGCTATTTTTCTTGAAATTGTTCATACTTGCCGCACGGCCCAGGAGCCTCAAAAGGTGGCTTATCTCGGCCCAGAGGCTACCTTTAGTCACATGGCGGCTATAAAATTTTTCGGTCAGGCGGCATCTTTTTTGCCGCTGGAATCCGTACTTGATGTTTTTGAAGAAACCGAGGCTGGACGAGCACATTTTGGGGTAGTGCCGGTGGAAAACTCCATTGAAGGGACGGTCTCCGCCACCCTTGATGCCTTCTCTGATTACAAACTAAAAGTATGTGGTGAAATTTTCATTCCCATAAGTCACGATCTTTTAAATCAGACAGGTAAGCGCGAAGACATCAGAAAAGTTCTTTCACATCCGCATGCCCTAGCACAATGCCGGCGCTGGTTACGCAAAAATTTGCCGTCTGTGCCGGTGGAAGAAGTTTCTTCCACCGCTTTTGCCGCTCGCTGGGCTGCTGTTGATCCCTCTGTAGCAGCTATTGCCAGTCCGCTTGCCGCGCGCACCTATCATCTTCAGGTAGTGGCCAGCCGAATTGAAGATTTTCACGGAAATGTCACCCGTTTTTGGGTAATCGGCCAAGATTCTCCCAAACCCACGGGAAAAGATAAATCCTCTTTCTTTTTTAGTATTTCGGACCGGCCAGGTGCCCTTTACGAAGTCTTGAGTTGCTTTGCGCAAAAAGGTATAAATTTAACCAAAATAGAAAGCAGACCTGCTAAAAAAGAGCCGTGGCGCTACTTTTTCTTTCTTGATTGCGAAGGGCACATTGAAGATAAAGACGTACAAGAATGCGTGGAAGAACTAGCCAAGATTTGTGCACATCTCGAGTGGCTTGGGTCATACCCAGCGGGGGATTAA
- a CDS encoding potassium channel family protein produces MFFLFLKKIERILRKHDWLTLIVILLTLHCISAFLLLVFDYQTFAEDSLPKTLWKGTWWFFVTATTVGYGDVIPQSIPGQVIAIFDMIFGIGLMFTIIGAGTDKIIERRKKRLKGLQEIKHKDHIVILGGGAPKKLKTIIRELRKDFGEHAEIVVCSDKYKENPYPEEVDFVFGKIDQEETLKKANLKKAQKVIIYGINDEESILSTMAVDDFNKMAFITVYLRDRENIKHINRINKARQKLAEVSKKQYPKITTVTRIYDLMLARELSNPELSDVVFRLMRTGEGNTFYSIQAWPDMNVCIKVPEIRKLLRKTEAHALLLGIKRYETNEIIINPDENIFVCPKDQLFVIAKEKPSLDWSKILNENNI; encoded by the coding sequence ATGTTTTTCCTTTTTCTAAAAAAGATAGAACGCATTTTGCGCAAACACGATTGGCTAACCCTTATTGTCATTCTGCTGACCCTTCATTGCATTTCTGCCTTTCTTTTGTTGGTTTTTGATTACCAAACTTTTGCAGAAGACTCCCTCCCCAAAACCCTTTGGAAAGGAACGTGGTGGTTTTTTGTCACTGCCACAACTGTTGGTTACGGAGACGTAATACCTCAGAGTATTCCTGGACAGGTCATCGCAATTTTTGACATGATTTTTGGGATAGGCCTCATGTTTACCATAATTGGCGCTGGCACCGACAAAATCATCGAAAGGAGGAAAAAGCGATTGAAGGGGCTTCAGGAAATTAAACACAAAGATCACATCGTGATTTTAGGTGGAGGAGCCCCTAAAAAATTAAAAACCATTATCAGGGAGCTTCGCAAAGACTTTGGCGAACATGCAGAAATTGTCGTATGTTCGGACAAATATAAAGAAAATCCTTACCCTGAAGAAGTAGATTTTGTTTTTGGAAAGATCGACCAAGAAGAAACACTTAAAAAAGCAAATTTAAAAAAGGCCCAAAAAGTTATCATTTATGGCATTAACGATGAGGAAAGTATCTTAAGTACCATGGCTGTTGATGACTTTAATAAAATGGCATTTATAACGGTCTATTTAAGAGATAGAGAAAATATTAAACATATCAATCGCATCAATAAAGCTCGTCAAAAACTTGCAGAGGTAAGCAAGAAGCAATATCCCAAAATAACCACTGTTACCCGTATTTACGATTTAATGCTGGCAAGAGAATTGTCAAATCCCGAGCTATCAGACGTAGTTTTTAGGCTTATGCGCACCGGTGAGGGGAACACTTTTTACAGCATCCAAGCTTGGCCGGATATGAATGTATGTATCAAAGTACCTGAAATCAGAAAACTTTTACGAAAAACAGAGGCCCATGCGTTACTGTTGGGTATAAAAAGATACGAAACAAATGAAATTATTATAAATCCCGATGAAAACATATTCGTTTGTCCTAAAGATCAACTATTTGTTATTGCGAAAGAAAAACCATCCCTTGATTGGTCAAAAATATTAAATGAAAACAATATTTGA
- a CDS encoding cache domain-containing protein, whose protein sequence is MRYSFSDLSLRYKILIPFLFTVISLALVAIFFNIRSARSIIKRAGQEQVQDSVFTLTRGINEALNAATNLVVTLSEISRLQAAIAENDRNKALKVLTPILEKINNDSKLKTEVHIHTADGHSFLRSWAPNRYGDDLTLTRPMIAKIIRNKQVFAGIEAGRGGLFLRAIAPVYYRGLYVGSIETGIPLKELFQILSGEENAIQAL, encoded by the coding sequence ATGCGCTATTCTTTTTCTGATCTGTCTTTACGTTATAAGATTCTTATTCCCTTTTTGTTTACTGTTATTTCTTTGGCTCTGGTAGCGATTTTTTTTAATATTCGTTCGGCAAGAAGCATTATTAAAAGGGCAGGCCAAGAACAAGTCCAAGACAGCGTTTTTACCTTAACCCGAGGGATAAATGAAGCTCTAAACGCTGCTACAAATCTGGTAGTTACCCTTTCAGAAATTAGTCGTTTACAAGCTGCTATAGCTGAAAACGATCGCAACAAAGCCTTAAAAGTTCTTACTCCTATTTTAGAAAAGATTAATAATGATTCAAAACTAAAAACAGAAGTTCATATTCATACGGCAGATGGCCATTCTTTTTTAAGAAGCTGGGCTCCAAATAGATATGGAGACGATTTAACCTTAACTCGTCCTATGATTGCAAAAATAATACGTAATAAACAAGTTTTTGCAGGAATTGAAGCAGGAAGAGGGGGGCTTTTTCTCAGGGCAATCGCCCCGGTATATTATCGAGGACTTTATGTCGGCAGTATTGAAACTGGTATCCCTTTAAAAGAACTTTTCCAAATATTAAGCGGAGAAGAAAACGCAATACAGGCTTTATAA
- a CDS encoding nucleotidyltransferase family protein produces MKKIEREKIIAKIQKYVSQNAAKIAALYIFGSFAKNEPFAFF; encoded by the coding sequence ATGAAAAAAATAGAAAGAGAGAAAATTATTGCCAAAATCCAAAAATATGTATCTCAAAACGCCGCTAAAATAGCAGCGCTTTATATTTTTGGTAGTTTCGCAAAAAATGAACCCTTCGCCTTCTTTTAG
- a CDS encoding sulfotransferase family protein, translating into MLPNFIGVGVQRSATTWIFECLREHSEIYVPPQKELHFFDAHFDKGLNWYKKFFEEAKGKKAVGEITPDYIYNYKALERIAATIPNVKILVSLRHPVDRAYSAYSLLKNSYYKDISFEEAFWQKEYIKNVGFYSKHIKVLYNLFPKKNVLIFLYDDILTCPERVAKEIYKFLDVDASFIPSSLNKTYNKILFPKIQSFLIKIKLEPILEGIKKSPMGHLIKKTFFYIENKKRFKKKKIDYQKYISVYEEDILELEKLINRDLKHWLKYKQ; encoded by the coding sequence ATGTTACCAAACTTTATAGGGGTTGGAGTACAAAGATCTGCAACTACCTGGATTTTTGAATGTTTAAGAGAACATTCGGAAATCTATGTTCCTCCCCAAAAAGAGCTTCACTTTTTTGATGCACATTTTGACAAAGGCTTAAATTGGTACAAGAAATTCTTCGAAGAAGCCAAAGGCAAAAAGGCTGTTGGAGAGATAACCCCTGACTATATATATAATTACAAAGCATTGGAAAGAATAGCTGCTACCATTCCAAATGTTAAAATTTTGGTGTCTTTGCGACATCCTGTAGATAGAGCATACTCTGCATATAGCTTACTAAAAAATTCTTATTATAAGGATATTTCTTTTGAAGAGGCTTTTTGGCAAAAAGAATATATAAAAAATGTAGGTTTTTACTCAAAGCATATCAAGGTACTTTACAATCTTTTTCCTAAAAAAAATGTTTTAATTTTTCTTTATGATGATATTCTAACTTGCCCTGAACGGGTAGCAAAAGAAATATATAAATTCCTTGATGTAGATGCCAGTTTTATACCTTCATCATTAAATAAAACCTATAATAAAATTCTATTTCCAAAAATTCAAAGCTTTTTAATTAAAATAAAACTAGAGCCAATATTAGAAGGAATAAAAAAAAGTCCAATGGGACATCTTATCAAAAAGACATTCTTCTACATCGAAAATAAAAAGAGATTTAAAAAGAAAAAAATAGATTATCAAAAATACATATCGGTTTATGAAGAAGATATATTAGAACTTGAAAAGTTGATTAATAGAGACTTAAAACATTGGCTAAAATATAAGCAATAG
- a CDS encoding FmdB family zinc ribbon protein, with amino-acid sequence MPIYEYECENCGRHYEVWQKITDEPLTTCEACKGKLRKLVSQSSFVLKGSGWYVTDYARKEKKDTKSKDTSSTKSDK; translated from the coding sequence ATGCCTATTTACGAATACGAATGCGAAAATTGTGGCCGACATTACGAAGTTTGGCAAAAAATCACCGACGAACCCCTGACTACTTGTGAGGCCTGTAAAGGGAAGTTGCGCAAGCTTGTTAGTCAGAGTTCCTTTGTATTAAAAGGATCGGGCTGGTATGTAACTGACTATGCCAGAAAAGAAAAGAAAGACACTAAAAGCAAAGATACCTCTTCGACTAAGTCTGACAAGTAG
- a CDS encoding methyl-accepting chemotaxis protein, producing MNKKQKVGNLILATSYKELPPKVLTTEILNQGLSKEKIILFKDYGIGLKPIKNFEGKTIGVFVVGRDLSDLEAVLKEDIFKVVIVFSIASILAIMVVIWLANIVRSQICLAATRMEDIAQGEGDLTKELPVLGKDEVGSLSQAFNTFLTKLKKIVIKLKEQVQNIYETSGHLDNAAHALEDGISVMEKQTSNISNTSEVLVKRTEEVHRMISEMEQAISEISQQTATAASIAAEAQEQIQNVIKTFDALDKGSQEIGEVVNFINSIADQTNLLALNATIEAARAGEAGKGFAVVANEVKDLAKQTSEATEDISKKVYGIQASSKQVVEAIERISKVIERVNEVSNTIAAAVEEQTATVSGISENMNDVASKAEGLSKLVPEMQKAAELVRESMEGVKKQRERLASLSKNMKILVNQFKT from the coding sequence ATGAACAAAAAACAAAAAGTGGGCAATTTAATACTGGCTACTTCTTATAAAGAATTACCCCCTAAAGTGTTAACAACCGAGATACTTAATCAAGGCCTAAGTAAAGAAAAAATAATTCTTTTTAAGGACTATGGAATAGGACTTAAACCTATCAAAAATTTCGAGGGCAAAACCATTGGTGTATTCGTGGTAGGCAGAGACCTTTCTGATCTTGAAGCCGTACTAAAAGAAGACATCTTTAAAGTAGTAATTGTGTTTTCTATTGCATCTATATTAGCAATAATGGTAGTAATATGGCTAGCAAATATCGTAAGAAGTCAGATCTGCCTTGCTGCCACACGCATGGAAGATATAGCACAGGGAGAGGGAGATCTCACCAAGGAACTCCCTGTGTTAGGCAAAGATGAAGTGGGCTCCTTGTCCCAGGCATTTAATACTTTCCTGACAAAACTTAAAAAGATAGTTATCAAGCTCAAAGAACAGGTTCAAAACATCTATGAGACCTCAGGCCATCTTGATAATGCTGCCCATGCTTTAGAAGATGGCATCTCAGTAATGGAAAAGCAAACAAGTAACATAAGTAACACCAGTGAAGTCCTAGTTAAACGAACAGAAGAAGTACATAGGATGATTTCCGAAATGGAACAAGCCATATCTGAAATCTCTCAACAAACAGCCACTGCTGCTAGCATAGCTGCTGAAGCCCAAGAGCAAATTCAGAATGTGATTAAGACCTTCGATGCCTTAGATAAAGGCTCTCAAGAAATTGGAGAAGTGGTCAACTTTATCAATTCTATCGCTGATCAGACCAACCTTTTAGCCTTAAACGCCACGATAGAAGCCGCTCGAGCCGGAGAAGCCGGAAAGGGTTTTGCTGTAGTAGCCAACGAGGTAAAAGACCTTGCTAAACAAACCTCTGAGGCCACCGAAGACATTTCTAAAAAGGTCTATGGTATCCAAGCCTCTTCCAAACAGGTAGTTGAAGCCATAGAACGCATCTCAAAGGTAATTGAAAGAGTAAATGAAGTCTCAAACACCATTGCCGCGGCCGTTGAAGAGCAAACCGCAACGGTTTCAGGTATATCTGAAAACATGAACGATGTAGCTTCAAAGGCAGAAGGGCTTTCCAAATTGGTTCCAGAAATGCAAAAAGCTGCAGAACTTGTGCGTGAAAGTATGGAAGGAGTAAAAAAACAACGTGAAAGACTTGCTTCTCTCTCAAAAAATATGAAAATTCTGGTCAATCAGTTCAAAACATAA